GGTCCGCAAGTACGGAGGAACGGGACTTGGCTTATCTATTTGCAGTGAGTTTGCAAAATTATTGGGCGGCTGGATTTCTCTAAGCAGTGAAGTAGGAAAAGGAAGTACGTTTACGCTATACCTTCCTAGCCTCTCTAATGGTCTTATTGACTATGAAAAAGTGAATTTTGCATATGAAGAAGTAGCGGTATCTGTAGAAGAAGCTGAACCTGAAGCAGAAATAACTGAAATTGATCATCCTGTACAACCAGTTGAATCTTCACTGCAAGATGGTGAAAATGTGTTTCAAGATAAGCGAGTGCTCATCGTAGATGATGACCAGCGCAACATCTTTGCCTTAAAAACTGCGCTAGCTAAACAAGGTATGACCATTATGACAGCTCATAACGGAATAGAGTGTCTTGAAATGATGGAAAATAGTGAACCATTTGATCTCATTTTAATGGATATTATGATGCCGCAAATGGATGGATATGAAGCCATGCAGAAAATTAGAGGAGAGCTAAAGCTCGTTGATTTGCCTATTATTGCATTAACCGCTAAAGCGATGAAAAACGATCGTGAAAAATGCTTGGAAGCTGGAGCTTCAGATTATATCAGTAAACCTTTAGATTTAAATCAGCTGTTCTCCGTTATGCGTGTATGGCTAGTAAATTAAGCGGGGTATGAAACATAAATGGATATGAAGCACCTAGATTTAAGTGAAGACTTAGTTATGAATAAAAAAACAGATTTAGAGATCGATTTACTGCTGACGGCTATTTATCGATTAACGGGATTCGATTTCAGACAGTACGCTAAATCTTCTATTTGTCGCCGAGTCTATAATCGAATGAAAATTGAACGTATTCCAACCGTGTCTCGATTGTTAGAAAAAGCGATTCACGAAGAAGAATTTATGAATCAGCTTTTAAATGATTTTTCAATAAATGTAACAGAGATGTTTCGCGATCCAAGCTTTTTTAAAGCATTTCGCACAAAAGTGATTCCGGTATTAAAGGATTATCCGGAAATTCGCATTTGGCACGCTGGCTGTGCAACGGGCGAAGAGGTATTTTCTATGGCGATTCTTTTAGAAGAAGAAGGGTTAATGGATAAAACGGTCATTTACGCAACCGATATGAACGAAGATGTATTAGAAAAAGCAAAACAAGGCGCCTTTTCTTTACGTAAAATGAAGTCATATACAAAAAATTATATTCAAGCCGGGGGAAAGAATGCCTTCTCGGAATATTATCAAACGGATCATCACTATGCATATTTTCATCCGTCGCTGTTAAAAAATATTATCTTTGCTCAGCATAATTTAGTCACGGATCAGTCATTTAATGAATTTCACGTCATCATTTGCCGAAACGTCCTTATTTATTTTACAGCTCAGCTGCAAAATCAAGTGTATAATTTATTTTCAGAAAGCCTGTGTGTAAAAGGGTTTCTTGGGCTTGGCGATAAAGAAACGCTTCGCTTTGCTGAGGGAGCAGCTTCTTATATTGAGTTTGCAGGGAACGAGCGCATCTATCAAAAGCAATAAAAAAAGACCTCATTGTGAGGTCTTTTTTATTATGCTTGTGCTTGAATCATAAGCACGCACATGTCATCAGGCTGATTTAACTTTTGTTCTTCTGAGAAAATTTCATTCATAAATGCCTGCGGATTTGTCCATTTTTGTTCAGTAAGTTGTTGAAGACGAAGAGCAGATTCATTTTCGCAAGGGCCCATCGATTCAAGAGCTCCGTCTGTAAATAGCAAAATTTGCACATCGTTCTCAAAGCTGACAACAGATTTCTGAACGTCCATTTCTTCAAAAAACCCTACAGGGCAGCTTCCTCGTTGAAGAGGAACGAGCGTATGTTCATCCACTAACATATAACCTTCTGGGTGCCCGGCATTCACATATTCTACTGTCTTAGCTTCCGTATCAATCACTAAATAAATAGCAGTGAAATAGTAAGGAATTTCATCTTTTTCGCTGTGCAATAATTCCATGTAGCGATTCAACTCTGTAATAACCTGCTCAGGGTCTATGAGGGACTTGATAGCTTCTCTGAGCACAGACGAAATAAACATACAAACAAGCGAGGCAGAGATGCCGTGCCCCATCATATCAAAAAGAATAATACCGTACCGGTGCTCGTCAATTTTGTGCCAATAGTACATATCACCCGCTAATTTAAAAGAAGGATAATATGAAACTTCCATTTGAATATCTTTCTCTCGTAAAGGGGGGCTGAGTAAGTTTTGCTGTACGTGCGTAGCTAAATCTAACTCAGTTTGAATTTTCTTTTCATGTTCCGTGTGCCAGTCAATTTCTGCTTTAAGGCGTAAGGCTACCCGCATACGAGCCAGCAGTTCCACTTTATTAATCGGCTTTGTGACGTAATCTGTTCCGCCAGCGTCTAGAGCTTCTACTAATTTGCTGCTGTCTTCTAGGGCTGTGACAAAGATAATTGGAATATGTTTTAAGCGTTCTACCTGTTGAATTCGCCTGCAGGCTTCGATTCCATCAATTTCGGGCATCATAATATCAAGTAAAATCAAATCGACCGAATTCGTTTTTGAGTTCTCATCGTCCAGGTTAAGATAGTCAAAAAGCGCATGGGCAGACGTAAGAGACACACAGTTATCGTAGCCAGCGCCTTTTAGAATTTTTTCAATCACAAATAGATTGACTTGATTGTCATCTACGAGAAGAATGGTCATGCTTTATTTCCCCTTATTATGTTTGAAGACTATTGATTGAGTATGTAGTTTTCAAGCATTTTTTATACTTTTTCTGTTTTTCTATTTATCTATTATACAGAAAACACAGCGTTTAGGGTATTTTTTAAGATTATTCTTTTCTATTAAAAAAGTCACTTGTCCCCAGAAAAGGAGACAAGTGACTTTTTATAGCAACTTGTATAACGCAAATATCCCGAAAGTCAGTACCACCGCTCCCGAAATACGATTTACCCAGATCAAGCTGTTATTCGTAAACTTCGACCGGGCAAGACTAATAGCAAAACTGAGCGAAAGCCACCAGCAGGCCGATCCTAAAAATACGCCTGCAACCATTGTCAGCGCAGAAGCAACATCAAATGCTGATTTACTAATGCCTACACCAGAAAACACGCCAATAAAAAATAAGATCGTCATTGGATTCGTAACCGTTAAAAAGAGAACGGATGTATACGAACGAAGCAACCCTTCTCCTTTAGCAGCAGCAGCGTGCTCTGCAGGCTGAGAACGAAAAGTTTGTACACCTAAATAGCATAAAAATAATCCCCCAATCAGCTGAAGCCAAATCTTTTGGGTTAATAAAAAGGTTGTAATGAACGTTAGGCCAAACGCAGCGATGCATCCATAAAGAGCATCTGCTGTAGCTGCTCCCAGCCCGGATACAAACCCGTGTAATCGCCCTTTAGATAACGTGCGATTGATGCATAAAATACCAATGGGACCGACGGGAGCAGCAACGGAAAAACCGATCACTAACCCCTTTAGAAAATAAAATAAGTTCATCTTTTACGTTGCTCCTATGAAGTTTTTCTTTAGTATAGTACAAAAGCAATTATGAATGAAGCTAATTTTGAGAAAGGTGTTAACGCATGTTTTTAGTCTGTTCGGGTACATCATAATGGTGTGATAGAAAACATTATTAGTGATTTTATTTTAATCATTAAAAAGTTCAAAGACTAAATTATTTTACACAGAAAATTAAATGTAGTAAAATAATTCACTGTTACATATATAGAAAGATCTACCACTATAAAGTAGTCATTCGTAATGAGATGAAGAGAGGTTAGTCATCATGAGTAATCTGTTTGCAAAAAAAGATGTTAATAAGCTGTTAGAGGAAAATGCAGCAAAAGAATCAACTAAGACACTAGGGTTATTTGATGTTATTTTGATGGGAGTAGGAGCAACCATTGGGACAGGAGTTCTGGTTATAGCAGGACTAGTTGCCGCCAGGGATGCAGGGCCCTCGGTCTCCGTTTCATTTATTATTTCTGCAATAGCCTGTATTCTTGTTGCGTTGTGCTATGCAGAATTTGGTTCAGCTGTTCCAAGTTCAGGAGGCGCATATACATACATATATGTTTCATTAGGAAAATTTGTAGCGCATTTAATAGGGTGGTCCATTGTAGGATGCTATACGGTGTCTTTAGCGTCTGTAGCAGGCGGATGGTCTTCTTACATAAATAATGTGCTTACTGAGTTTGGTATTAGACTTCCTGAATCGTTAACCGCCATACCGAGCGACGGAGGTATCATTAACCTTCCGGCAGTATTTATTGTGCTGTGCATGTCGTTTTTATTAACAAGAGGGGTAAAAGAAAGTAAAAAAATAAATAACTTAATGGTTTTAATCAAGATAGGTATTGTTCTTTTATTTGTAGCCGTCGGCGTCTTTTTTATTCATACAAATAACTGGCACCCATTTACTCCTTTTGGTGTGAAAGGGATCTTTGCAGGCGCAGCTTCCGTCTTTTTCGCTTATAACGGATTTGATGCCATTTCTACTTCGGCAGAAGAAGTGAAAAATCCGCAAAGAAACTTGCCGCTAGGTATTTTGATTGCACTGAGTGTTTGTGCAGTCATTTACGTAGTCATTGGATTAGTATTAACAGGGATGGTTCCTTATAAAGAGCTAAACGTGGGCGATGCGTTATCATATGCGCTCAATAGCGTTGGACAAGAATGGGCAGCGCTTATTGTATCTATAGGAGCAGTTATTGGTATAATGGCCGTCGTGTTTGCTTATTTGTTTGTTGTGCCCCGCATACTGATGTCAATGAGCCATGATGGATTATTGCCGTCTCTTTTTGCGAAAGTGAACCGAAAAAATAGCGAGCCTGTCATATCTACATGGCTTGTGGGGGCGTTAGGCGCGATCGTAGCTGGTTTTGTTGATTTAAAACAGCTGGCGGATTTAGCAAATATGCTAGCGATTGTTACGTTTGCTGCCGTTTCATTTTCAATTTTGGCTCTGCGAAAAACTCAGCCTAATTTAAAGCGCGGTTTCAAAGTACCTTTTGTGCCATTCATTCCGATTCTTGCTATTCTTTGCTGTATCTTTCTTATGTTTAACTTATCAATGGTAACGTGGATGTACTCAATCGGCTGGATGCTGATTGGCGTCTTTATTTACGTTGGATACGCCAGAAAGAACAAGAGCGTTTAACAAAAAGACTCTAAGCCAACGAGCTAGAGTCTTTTTTGTGTATATATTTCTTTTGAAAGGGATCTATGAACATAACGTAAAAATTAAAATTTTATTCGGGACATATGTCCTTTTTATTTTGGGAAGTGTTATTGTTTAATAAAAAGAAACCGTTATGATGGAGAGGAAAACATGAGGGAAATTACGAGTGAGAAACAACTGCTGGAGTATATAAATACTTATAAATTAGAGTCAGTTTTCAAGAAAGACTTACTACCGCATTTGTCACTGTATGATGTGGAGGCAGGAGAACGTCTTTGTTCTCAAGGAGATGCGTCTCATTGTTTGTACATACTGGTGAAAGGCAAGGTTAAAGTTTATACCATATCGCCCGAAGGCAAGACGCTTGTTCTTTCCTTTAAACAGCCCCTTGAAGTGATAGGCGATATTGAGTATGTACAGGATGTTGATATTATGAATACGGTTGAAGCCGTTTCACCTTTAGTTGTAATTGGTATACCATACAAACAATTAAAACAGCATGCGAGCGATGATCCACAGCTGCTGACGTTTTTACTGGAAATGCTCACAAAAAAGTTTTGCGCAAAATCGAACTCGCTCAGCTTTAATTTAATGTACCCAGTTGAAGTGCGGCTGGCTAGCTACTTGCTCTCTATTTTTTGTGAAGAATCACATTTGGTTATGGATCAAAAAACAGAAAGCCTAAAAGATATAGCCAATTTAATCGGAACGACTTACCGGCATTTAAATCGTGTTCTTCAGAAATTTGTAGCGCAAGGAGTTATTGAAAAACAGAAAGGCTCTATTATTCTCAAAGATAAAGAAAAACTGAGCTGTCTAGCAAACGACAATATATACGAGTAGAAAAAGCAATAGATTAGTTGAAGGGGAGAGAGAAGAATGAAAACATACAGAACGCTTCTATTTGACATTGATAATACGCTTTTAGATTTTAACGCAGCCGAAGAGCAGGCTTTACAGCTTCTTTTTGCTAACCACAATATTCCGCTGACTGATGAAAGCAAAAAACGTTATAGTTTGATAAACCAGGGGTTATGGACAGCTTTTGAAGAAAATAAAATAAGCCGTGAGCAAGTTGTAAATACTCGCTTTTCTACTCTATGTAAAGAATATGGAATAGAGAAAGACGGAAAGCTGCTTGAAGCAGAGTACCGAACGTATTTGAACAATGGCCATCAGCTAATTGACGGAGCAATTGAGGTAATTAAAAAACTGAGCTGTCACTATGAATTATATGTTGTTACAAATGGCGTATCGGCTACTCAATATAAGCGCCTTCAGGACTCAGGTCTATATCCTTATTTTAAAGAAGTATTTGTTTCAGAAGATACGGGCTTTCAAAAACCTATGAAGGAATATTTTGATTATGTTTTTTCACGTATAAAAGAGCTGTCCGTACATGAAACATTAATTGTTGGAGATTCTTTGAGTGCAGACATTCAAGGCGGGCAGCTAGCCGGTATTGATACGTGCTGGTTTAATCCTCAGGAAAAAAAGAATGATACAAATTGGAATTCAACCTATGAAATAGGAAGGCTTCAAGAGCTTTATACCCTGCTGAATGTAAATAATGAAGTAGCTTCGGTACAAGTATAAAAGTGTATAAACGTTAGAAAACGCAAAAAGCGCCAACCCTGTTCTTTAAATAAAACGGTTTGGCGCTTTTTCTGTTTTATAGATTTCAAAGGGCTTAAAATACGCTAGGGATATCGGTCTAGGTAAAGTAATCAATACAAATTTAAACAGTTTTATCCCAAAAGCAATAGGGTATTTTACCAATATCCCAGATAAAGTAAGTAACTAGGAGGTCGTAAAAGATGATTAATGGCAAAAGTTTATCTCGTTCAGGAAAGAGTTCATATAGAAGAGAAACAGCCGTTGGAAAAACAGGAATGGTAGCCAGTGCCCATCCAATTGCAACCGACGCCGGAGAACAGGTACTAAGAGCTGGAGGTAATGCAATTGATGCAGCAATTGCCGTTCAGTTTGGGCTCAACGTTGGAGAACCGATGATGACCGGTATTGGAGGCAGCGGCTTTTTTATGGTATACCACAATGAAAGCAAAACAACTAAAATTTTTGACGGACATTCTCAGGCTCCTAAAGCAGCTTATCCTGAAATGTTTCTTGATGAAAATAAAGAAGTTATTCCGTTTAGAAAGCGTTCTACTCATGCAACGGCAATTGGAATTCCAGGGATTTTAAAGGCGATGGAAGCAGCTCGTAAAGAGTATGGAACAAAACCCCTTGCTGAATTAATTGAACCGGCTGCCAAAGCAGCAGAAGCGGGTGTGGAAACAAACTGGGTGCTTGGAGATATTTTAAAAACATATGCCTATCGACTAGGAGAACATGCTAAGCAGCTATATTCTCCAAACGGCAAGCCTATGCAAGAAGGAGATATGATTAATAAAAAAGATCTTGCTAAAACATTCCGCATTCTTCAAGAAAAAGGTATCGAGGCTTTTTATGAAGGTGAAATTGCAGAAGCCATTATTTCAACGATAAAAGAGCACGGCGGTTTTATGGAACTGTCAGATTTGAAAGAATACCAGATTAAGATTGATGAACCCGTGTGGGGAGATTATAAAGGATACCGAATTGCTTCTTCCAACATGCCTAGTGCAGGAGGAGCTACGGTGCTGCAAATTTTAAAGCTATTAGAGAACTTCGATGTGTCTCAGTACGACGTGAAATCGTGGGAAAAGTATTATTTGTTTGCAGAAGCTATGCGCATTGCATTTTCAGATAAAATTGCATTCTCTGGAGATCCAGCCTACAGTGACATTCCATTAAAAGGGCTTTTAAATGACGAATATATAAAGGAACGTCAAAAATTAATTAATTGGAAGCATAAAAATGAGAAAGTTGATTTTGGCAACCCGTGGGATTATGAGAAAGGCCAAAAAGTGAACGTTGTGCGTCAGCCTTATGAACCTGAACGTGAGCTTAGTGAAACAACTCACTTCACGGTAGTTGACCGCTGGGGCAATATTGTCGCTTGTACATCAACTGTGGAACATCCTTTTGGTACAGGAATTATGGTTAAAGACCATGGATTTTTACTCAACAACGAGCTTACTGATTTTGATGCTATTCCTGGAGGGCTAAACCAAGCGGATGCAGGAAAGCGTCCGGTTAGCTGTAAAAGCCCAACCATCGTTTTTAAAGACAGTGAACCTGTACTCACTTTAGGGTCTCCGGGCGGACCAACCATTGTAGGCTCTGTGTTCCAAACGCTTATGAATGTCTTAGACTATGGAATGGATATAAAAGAAGCGATTGAAGAACCAAGAATTTTTAATAGTACAGGATCACTTATCGGTTGGGAAGCCGGAGTGGATATGAATGCCAAAGGAGAGCTAGAAGCCATGGGGTTTAATTTTGGAGATGAGCCATTCCCAATCGGAAATGTTCAAGGTATTCAAATTGATAAAGAAAACGGCCGTTTATTTGGAGCAGCTGATTCCAGCCGTGAAGGAAAAGCAACTGGCTTAGACTCTTAATATTAAAAAGATGCATCATACGCTCCCTCTTTTATAAGAAGGGATGGCGTATGATGCATTAAAAAAGATAAAAATATGTAGGTAAAAAGAAGGAATATTTTTTTCAGAAAACATACTTTAGACCTTTATTAGCATCATCCTAATCTCCAGAAAGGAAAAAAAATAGAACGTTTTCATGTCCGAATAATAAAAAAGAGTACTGATTTTTCAAGATATTGATGAAAACAAAATGATTGGAAAGCATAAAAAAAGGAATAGCGCTTTCAATGCTAGAAAGATAGAGTATTTAATCGTGTAAAGAGTATAAAACGCAACGGCTGGAAAACGTAGTTTGGAATGTAAAAAAAGTCGTACCCTTTTTTTGAAAAACGGTTACATAAAAAGTCTCTTGCACGTAAACTTTGGTCCTAGTTACAGCTCAATGAAAAAGATGAAAATGAGAAATAGCTACATTTGGCACGTTTGACTTTCGTCATTTATCCAAGTAATCTTTTGGTTGAACGGAACCGGTTCTGTTTTCGGATTTTTAATAGCTAATTGAATTAATAAATTTATATTCTTTACTAACCCAAAAGGAGAAAACATATGAAAATGAAACGAGTTGCTAAGCATACAACTGCTGCTACATTGGCTGCAGCCCTACTAGTAGGCGGAGGATACCAAACATTTGCTAAAGGAAACGACAGCAAAGACTTTAATAACAGCTACGGAATTTCGCATATTACTCGCGATAATATGGTGAAAATTCCACAGCAGCAAAACAGTGATCAGTTTAAAGTTCCTGCTTTTGACGAATCAACTATTAAAAACATTGCTTCTGCTAAGGGAAAAGATGCATCGGGAAATACAATTGACTTAGATGTATGGGACAGCTGGCCATTACAAAATGCTGACGGAACAGTGGCGACTTATCATGGATATCAAATTGTGTTTGCCCTAGCAGGTGATCCAAAAGATTCGAATGACACGTCTGTTTATCTTTTCTATAAAAAAGCTGGAGACAAATCGATTGACAGCTGGAAAAACGCTGGAAGAGTGTTTAAAGACAGCGATAAATTCGTTCCGAATGACCCGCACCTTAAAAATCAAACACAAGAATGGTCTGGTTCTGCCACATTAACGAAAGATGGTAAAGTTCGTTTATTCTACACGGATTATTCAGGTAAACAATACGGAAAACAAACGTTAACGACAGCTCAAGTGAACATGTCTCAGCCAAACGATAATACGTTAAAAGTTGACGGAGTAGAAGATTACAAGTCAATCTTTGATGGTGACGGAAAGATTTATCAAACGGTTCAGCAGTTTATTGATGAAGGCGGTTATGACACAGGGGATAACCATACGCTAAGAGATCCTCATTACATAGAAGACAATGGACATAAGTACCTTGTTTTCGAAGCTAACACTGGAACAGAAGATGGCTATCAAGGCGAAGACTCTCTATATAACAGAGCATACTACGGAGGAAACAATCCTTTCTTCCAATCTGAAAAGAAAAAGCTTCTTGAAGGATCTAATAAAGAAAAAGCTTCTTTAGCAAACGGGGCTTTGGGCATTATTGAGTTAAATGATGACTATACGCTCAAAAAAGTAATGAAGCCGCTTATCACATCAAATACAGTTACAGACGAAATTGAACGTGCAAACATTTTCAAAAAAGATGGAAAATGGTACTTGTTCACTGATTCTCGCGGATCTAAAATGACGATTGATGGAATCGGACAAGATGATGTGTATATGCTAGGCTATGTTTCAAATACGTTAACAGGAAAA
The genomic region above belongs to Priestia megaterium and contains:
- a CDS encoding CheR family methyltransferase, which gives rise to MDMKHLDLSEDLVMNKKTDLEIDLLLTAIYRLTGFDFRQYAKSSICRRVYNRMKIERIPTVSRLLEKAIHEEEFMNQLLNDFSINVTEMFRDPSFFKAFRTKVIPVLKDYPEIRIWHAGCATGEEVFSMAILLEEEGLMDKTVIYATDMNEDVLEKAKQGAFSLRKMKSYTKNYIQAGGKNAFSEYYQTDHHYAYFHPSLLKNIIFAQHNLVTDQSFNEFHVIICRNVLIYFTAQLQNQVYNLFSESLCVKGFLGLGDKETLRFAEGAASYIEFAGNERIYQKQ
- a CDS encoding SpoIIE family protein phosphatase, with amino-acid sequence MTILLVDDNQVNLFVIEKILKGAGYDNCVSLTSAHALFDYLNLDDENSKTNSVDLILLDIMMPEIDGIEACRRIQQVERLKHIPIIFVTALEDSSKLVEALDAGGTDYVTKPINKVELLARMRVALRLKAEIDWHTEHEKKIQTELDLATHVQQNLLSPPLREKDIQMEVSYYPSFKLAGDMYYWHKIDEHRYGIILFDMMGHGISASLVCMFISSVLREAIKSLIDPEQVITELNRYMELLHSEKDEIPYYFTAIYLVIDTEAKTVEYVNAGHPEGYMLVDEHTLVPLQRGSCPVGFFEEMDVQKSVVSFENDVQILLFTDGALESMGPCENESALRLQQLTEQKWTNPQAFMNEIFSEEQKLNQPDDMCVLMIQAQA
- a CDS encoding LysE family translocator, yielding MNLFYFLKGLVIGFSVAAPVGPIGILCINRTLSKGRLHGFVSGLGAATADALYGCIAAFGLTFITTFLLTQKIWLQLIGGLFLCYLGVQTFRSQPAEHAAAAKGEGLLRSYTSVLFLTVTNPMTILFFIGVFSGVGISKSAFDVASALTMVAGVFLGSACWWLSLSFAISLARSKFTNNSLIWVNRISGAVVLTFGIFALYKLL
- a CDS encoding amino acid permease, translated to MSNLFAKKDVNKLLEENAAKESTKTLGLFDVILMGVGATIGTGVLVIAGLVAARDAGPSVSVSFIISAIACILVALCYAEFGSAVPSSGGAYTYIYVSLGKFVAHLIGWSIVGCYTVSLASVAGGWSSYINNVLTEFGIRLPESLTAIPSDGGIINLPAVFIVLCMSFLLTRGVKESKKINNLMVLIKIGIVLLFVAVGVFFIHTNNWHPFTPFGVKGIFAGAASVFFAYNGFDAISTSAEEVKNPQRNLPLGILIALSVCAVIYVVIGLVLTGMVPYKELNVGDALSYALNSVGQEWAALIVSIGAVIGIMAVVFAYLFVVPRILMSMSHDGLLPSLFAKVNRKNSEPVISTWLVGALGAIVAGFVDLKQLADLANMLAIVTFAAVSFSILALRKTQPNLKRGFKVPFVPFIPILAILCCIFLMFNLSMVTWMYSIGWMLIGVFIYVGYARKNKSV
- a CDS encoding Crp/Fnr family transcriptional regulator, with the protein product MREITSEKQLLEYINTYKLESVFKKDLLPHLSLYDVEAGERLCSQGDASHCLYILVKGKVKVYTISPEGKTLVLSFKQPLEVIGDIEYVQDVDIMNTVEAVSPLVVIGIPYKQLKQHASDDPQLLTFLLEMLTKKFCAKSNSLSFNLMYPVEVRLASYLLSIFCEESHLVMDQKTESLKDIANLIGTTYRHLNRVLQKFVAQGVIEKQKGSIILKDKEKLSCLANDNIYE
- a CDS encoding YjjG family noncanonical pyrimidine nucleotidase, with protein sequence MKTYRTLLFDIDNTLLDFNAAEEQALQLLFANHNIPLTDESKKRYSLINQGLWTAFEENKISREQVVNTRFSTLCKEYGIEKDGKLLEAEYRTYLNNGHQLIDGAIEVIKKLSCHYELYVVTNGVSATQYKRLQDSGLYPYFKEVFVSEDTGFQKPMKEYFDYVFSRIKELSVHETLIVGDSLSADIQGGQLAGIDTCWFNPQEKKNDTNWNSTYEIGRLQELYTLLNVNNEVASVQV
- the ggt gene encoding gamma-glutamyltransferase, producing MINGKSLSRSGKSSYRRETAVGKTGMVASAHPIATDAGEQVLRAGGNAIDAAIAVQFGLNVGEPMMTGIGGSGFFMVYHNESKTTKIFDGHSQAPKAAYPEMFLDENKEVIPFRKRSTHATAIGIPGILKAMEAARKEYGTKPLAELIEPAAKAAEAGVETNWVLGDILKTYAYRLGEHAKQLYSPNGKPMQEGDMINKKDLAKTFRILQEKGIEAFYEGEIAEAIISTIKEHGGFMELSDLKEYQIKIDEPVWGDYKGYRIASSNMPSAGGATVLQILKLLENFDVSQYDVKSWEKYYLFAEAMRIAFSDKIAFSGDPAYSDIPLKGLLNDEYIKERQKLINWKHKNEKVDFGNPWDYEKGQKVNVVRQPYEPERELSETTHFTVVDRWGNIVACTSTVEHPFGTGIMVKDHGFLLNNELTDFDAIPGGLNQADAGKRPVSCKSPTIVFKDSEPVLTLGSPGGPTIVGSVFQTLMNVLDYGMDIKEAIEEPRIFNSTGSLIGWEAGVDMNAKGELEAMGFNFGDEPFPIGNVQGIQIDKENGRLFGAADSSREGKATGLDS
- a CDS encoding glycoside hydrolase family 68 protein; this encodes MKMKRVAKHTTAATLAAALLVGGGYQTFAKGNDSKDFNNSYGISHITRDNMVKIPQQQNSDQFKVPAFDESTIKNIASAKGKDASGNTIDLDVWDSWPLQNADGTVATYHGYQIVFALAGDPKDSNDTSVYLFYKKAGDKSIDSWKNAGRVFKDSDKFVPNDPHLKNQTQEWSGSATLTKDGKVRLFYTDYSGKQYGKQTLTTAQVNMSQPNDNTLKVDGVEDYKSIFDGDGKIYQTVQQFIDEGGYDTGDNHTLRDPHYIEDNGHKYLVFEANTGTEDGYQGEDSLYNRAYYGGNNPFFQSEKKKLLEGSNKEKASLANGALGIIELNDDYTLKKVMKPLITSNTVTDEIERANIFKKDGKWYLFTDSRGSKMTIDGIGQDDVYMLGYVSNTLTGKYKPLNDTGLVLHMDLDPNDKTFTYSHFAVPQTKGNNVVITSYMTNRGFYEDNHSTFAPSFLVNIDGSKTSVVKDSVLEQGQLTVDED